From the Hylaeus volcanicus isolate JK05 chromosome 4, UHH_iyHylVolc1.0_haploid, whole genome shotgun sequence genome, one window contains:
- the LOC128874596 gene encoding ras-related protein Rab-32 isoform X6, whose amino-acid sequence MYVLVRKSRCSRDSNPVCASSQNNAPNAGLGEKREHLYKILVIGELGAGKTSIIKRYVHQFFSQHYRATIGVDFALKVLNWDPHTIIRLQLWDIAGQERFGNMTRVYYKEAVGAFIVFDVTRSATLDAVVKWKQDLDSKVQLPDGSPIPCVLLANKCDQQKEGLVNSATKMDDYCKEKNFAGWFETSAKENINIEEAARFLVNKILQNDQLMKGNGSQDQTDGERFALNQSPTSSKKSCSC is encoded by the exons TCGTCTCAGAACAATGCGCCAAATGCCGGATTAGGCGAGAAGCGAGAGCACTTGTACAAAATCTTGGTGATCGGGGAGCTTGGTGCCGGGAAAACGTCCATTATCAAGCGATACGTCCATCAGTTCTTCTCGCAGCATTATCGCGCAACGATTGGCGTTGACTTCGCTCTGAAAGTGTTGAACTGGGACCCGCACACGATCATAAGGCTCCAGCTATGGGATATCGCAG GTCAGGAGAGGTTCGGGAACATGACCCGTGTGTACTACAAGGAAGCCGTAGGTGCCTTCATAGTGTTCGACGTGACGAGGAGCGCTACACTCGACGCAGTGGTGAAGTGGAAACAGGATCTGGACTCGAAAGTGCAGCTTCCTGACGGCTCGCCCATACCCTGCGTCCTCCTCGCGAACAAATGCGACCAGCAAAAGGAGGGCCTGGTGAATTCAGCCACGAAAATGGACGACTACTGCAAGGAGAAGAACTTTGCTGGATGGTTCGAGACGTCTGCCAAGGAGAACATAAACATCGAGGAAGCGGCGCGATTCCTTGTCAATAAA ATACTTCAGAACGACCAGTTGATGAAGGGCAACGGTTCCCAGGACCAGACCGACGGCGAGAGATTCGCGCTGAACCAGTCACCGACGAGTTCGAAGAAGTCCTGCTCCTGCTGA
- the LOC128874596 gene encoding ras-related protein Rab-32 isoform X5, with the protein MDVEMKFWKSFGPLNVSNWKIHSKKWWRSSQNNAPNAGLGEKREHLYKILVIGELGAGKTSIIKRYVHQFFSQHYRATIGVDFALKVLNWDPHTIIRLQLWDIAGQERFGNMTRVYYKEAVGAFIVFDVTRSATLDAVVKWKQDLDSKVQLPDGSPIPCVLLANKCDQQKEGLVNSATKMDDYCKEKNFAGWFETSAKENINIEEAARFLVNKILQNDQLMKGNGSQDQTDGERFALNQSPTSSKKSCSC; encoded by the exons ATGGACGTCGAGATGAAGTTCTGGAAGAGTTTCGGGCCGTTGAACGTCTCCAACTGGAAGATCCACTCGAAGAAGTGGTGGAGG TCGTCTCAGAACAATGCGCCAAATGCCGGATTAGGCGAGAAGCGAGAGCACTTGTACAAAATCTTGGTGATCGGGGAGCTTGGTGCCGGGAAAACGTCCATTATCAAGCGATACGTCCATCAGTTCTTCTCGCAGCATTATCGCGCAACGATTGGCGTTGACTTCGCTCTGAAAGTGTTGAACTGGGACCCGCACACGATCATAAGGCTCCAGCTATGGGATATCGCAG GTCAGGAGAGGTTCGGGAACATGACCCGTGTGTACTACAAGGAAGCCGTAGGTGCCTTCATAGTGTTCGACGTGACGAGGAGCGCTACACTCGACGCAGTGGTGAAGTGGAAACAGGATCTGGACTCGAAAGTGCAGCTTCCTGACGGCTCGCCCATACCCTGCGTCCTCCTCGCGAACAAATGCGACCAGCAAAAGGAGGGCCTGGTGAATTCAGCCACGAAAATGGACGACTACTGCAAGGAGAAGAACTTTGCTGGATGGTTCGAGACGTCTGCCAAGGAGAACATAAACATCGAGGAAGCGGCGCGATTCCTTGTCAATAAA ATACTTCAGAACGACCAGTTGATGAAGGGCAACGGTTCCCAGGACCAGACCGACGGCGAGAGATTCGCGCTGAACCAGTCACCGACGAGTTCGAAGAAGTCCTGCTCCTGCTGA
- the LOC128874596 gene encoding EF-hand calcium-binding domain-containing protein 4B isoform X1, translating to MDRNESANEGGSSPDTVIGRSSSEEDRNRQGCTTSGEYVTVGDSSSSLDTLNSAGTAAAPPGTEDKKRGRFGALKNSFRKEGGLFKIKKKNKNADEACAERETDVDDKETAGKRIQEAEDEGKASTLKKKKKKSSSLVRKLSLNKFRLSSDQERRQSQEGGDSSRSQSQSSQESPSLSDSPSRITRKGQETEVISGKERLEERSEAGTRDEKEREREKGETWKSEKLLEKPVSTVTVVQRRSPSLTIRSFSKIQHDPKAPEKSPLAEERRSSTLPYTISKWPEPKAAKQPEPARKSKLNAKSESESGIRAKSSPHEVRRKLSLLEEKRAIFQRRLFETTQDSDSSETVIAVSVDDEDGRTPKEEEKREAQTKKKARHISVKKFDTFSTFEGTFDEETGVGYLAGIEEDYTESYDRQNHEYPAHPATMGPMVGATGETAEKSKVVSQDSTSSQNNAPNAGLGEKREHLYKILVIGELGAGKTSIIKRYVHQFFSQHYRATIGVDFALKVLNWDPHTIIRLQLWDIAGQERFGNMTRVYYKEAVGAFIVFDVTRSATLDAVVKWKQDLDSKVQLPDGSPIPCVLLANKCDQQKEGLVNSATKMDDYCKEKNFAGWFETSAKENINIEEAARFLVNKILQNDQLMKGNGSQDQTDGERFALNQSPTSSKKSCSC from the exons ATGGATCGCAACGAGAGCGCAAACGAGGGCGGAAGCTCGCCGGACACTGTGATCGGTCGGTCCTCGTCCGAGGAGGACCGGAACAGGCAAGGCTGCACCACTTCCGGCGAGTACGTCACCGTGGGCGACAGCAGCTCCAGCTTGGACACGTTGAACAGCGCCggtaccgcggccgctccccCAGGAACCGAGGACAAGAAGAGGGGACGATTCGGGGCGCTGAAGAACAGCTTTCGCAAGGAGGGAGGGCTGTTCAAGAtcaagaagaagaacaagaaCGCGGACGAGGCGTGCGCCGAGAGGGAGACGGATGTTGACGATAAAG AAACGGCCGGCAAGAGGATCCAGGAAGCGGAGGACGAGGGCAAGGCCTCGACcctgaagaagaagaagaagaagtcgAGCTCGCTGGTGCGCAAGCTCAGCCTGAACAAATTTCGCCTCTCGTCGGATCAGGAGCGGCGACAGAGCCAGGAAGGTGGCGACAGCAGCCGTTCACAGAGCCAATCGTCGCAGGAGTCGCCCAGTCTGTCGGACAGCCCGTCCAGGATCACGAGGAAGGGGCAGGAGACGGAGGTGATCAGCGGGAAGGAGAGGCTCGAGGAAAGGAGCGAGGCCGGGACACGTGACGAAaaggagagggagagagagaagggCGAGACGTGGAAATCGGAGAAGCTGCTCGAGAAACCGGTGAGCACTGTCACCGTAGTGCAGCGCAGGTCGCCGTCGTTGACCATCAGGAGCTTTTCCAAGATCCAGCACG ATCCGAAGGCCCCGGAAAAGTCGCCCCTGGCCGAGGAGCGACGGAGCTCGACGCTTCCCTACACCATCTCGAAATGGCCGGAGCCGAAAGCCGCGAAGCAGCCTGAACCTGCGAGGAAGTCGAAGTTGAACGCGAAGTCGGAGTCCGAGAGCGGAATCCGCGCGAAGTCGTCGCCCCACGAGGTGCGCAGGAAGTTGTCGTTGCTGGAGGAGAAGCGCGCGATCTTCCAGCGACGGTTGTTCGAGACCACCCAGGACTCGGACTCCAGCGAGACGGTGATCGCCGTCAGCGTGGACGACGAGGACGGCAGGACCCCCAAGGAGGAGGAGAAACGCGAGGCGCAGACCAAGAAGAAGGCCAGGCACATCAGCGTGAAGAAGTTCGACACGTTCTCGACGTTCGAGGGCACGTTCGACGAGGAGACGGGGGTCGGTTACCTGGCCGGCATCGAGGAGGACTACACGGAGAGCTACGATCGTCAGAACCACGAGTACCCGGCGCACCCGGCCACCATGGGTCCGATGGTCGGCGCCACCGGCGAAACCGCGGAGAAGAGCAAGGTCGTCAGTCAGGACAGCACG TCGTCTCAGAACAATGCGCCAAATGCCGGATTAGGCGAGAAGCGAGAGCACTTGTACAAAATCTTGGTGATCGGGGAGCTTGGTGCCGGGAAAACGTCCATTATCAAGCGATACGTCCATCAGTTCTTCTCGCAGCATTATCGCGCAACGATTGGCGTTGACTTCGCTCTGAAAGTGTTGAACTGGGACCCGCACACGATCATAAGGCTCCAGCTATGGGATATCGCAG GTCAGGAGAGGTTCGGGAACATGACCCGTGTGTACTACAAGGAAGCCGTAGGTGCCTTCATAGTGTTCGACGTGACGAGGAGCGCTACACTCGACGCAGTGGTGAAGTGGAAACAGGATCTGGACTCGAAAGTGCAGCTTCCTGACGGCTCGCCCATACCCTGCGTCCTCCTCGCGAACAAATGCGACCAGCAAAAGGAGGGCCTGGTGAATTCAGCCACGAAAATGGACGACTACTGCAAGGAGAAGAACTTTGCTGGATGGTTCGAGACGTCTGCCAAGGAGAACATAAACATCGAGGAAGCGGCGCGATTCCTTGTCAATAAA ATACTTCAGAACGACCAGTTGATGAAGGGCAACGGTTCCCAGGACCAGACCGACGGCGAGAGATTCGCGCTGAACCAGTCACCGACGAGTTCGAAGAAGTCCTGCTCCTGCTGA